One part of the Enterococcus sp. DIV1094 genome encodes these proteins:
- a CDS encoding BppU family phage baseplate upper protein, protein MRKIANIGVPTQPFSRATKLTGFTFKSYDKNSGVLRFEIKNQDGSPTDLLGATVRLFMYIYKGEEKQLFPIFDNQIITESYMQGIVKYPIPDMLLAYEGKVDAFIYIDFPDGSHTDNLAFTFNIEKSVIDGDVQLNGEYYFKDFQQLIDTMSQEIDTKIELVEEMVNDSKNQMGTVQQNINRVEEKVDEINQQIGELGKLKKIYSNNIDFGNYDYSGNANLLPKITAAHFTSGNGATVEDGPGGEIIFTLDGSAQLTKFNTSMRLPALQNGKRYTISAEIMLHEGLEGDASNIRLTNNYVPGGNIMLSTVRPSPTATNIWHTIRGTQIATYATTLPQQWYLVLQDVTASSRIKGKISLRNIKIEEGSVVTPYQPNLLFAPYQISRIALNENLANKEQAFPISSRQYLIYSAEMIEPFIANQTYTLTLKGTKLGTQSFRVYTTGPNSTCNIGDMEIVEGLADTWRLTFTPSEANLSGSVSPNTLQIYQFPQATMGQVTIDSLKIEKGGIATPDISEHKYFGEGLKDSNNPYDYSWDITPEHTEKGLKDKVSLTEPQAIEGTKDFLEQPYIEGERIATEKFGISLTGGLLSGVPIAEWTALNWGSIFAYDNERSKTNDVFTISQDTKTLTILKNCTLQLAGTFTCQTDNSNFYAYLIILVNGANRYRLAGVAGGLNWRNDIGWIATRQFKAGDVLTLVTSTNVKSESISAWGVDQVYIREVITA, encoded by the coding sequence ATGAGGAAAATAGCGAATATCGGTGTACCGACCCAACCTTTTAGCAGGGCCACAAAGCTTACTGGTTTCACCTTTAAGTCCTACGATAAGAATTCCGGTGTTTTAAGATTCGAAATTAAAAATCAAGACGGCAGTCCTACTGATTTACTCGGTGCGACTGTACGTCTTTTTATGTACATTTATAAAGGGGAAGAGAAACAACTATTCCCGATTTTTGACAATCAAATCATTACTGAAAGCTATATGCAAGGTATTGTTAAGTATCCTATCCCCGACATGCTATTAGCGTATGAAGGAAAAGTTGATGCTTTTATTTATATTGATTTCCCAGACGGTAGCCATACAGATAATTTAGCCTTCACATTCAATATCGAAAAATCAGTTATTGATGGCGATGTTCAATTGAACGGTGAATACTATTTTAAAGACTTTCAACAACTTATTGATACTATGTCGCAAGAAATAGATACAAAAATCGAACTTGTTGAAGAAATGGTGAATGATTCAAAAAATCAGATGGGCACTGTACAGCAAAATATCAATCGAGTTGAAGAAAAGGTTGATGAGATCAATCAACAAATAGGCGAACTAGGTAAACTTAAAAAAATATACTCAAACAATATCGATTTTGGTAATTACGACTATTCAGGGAATGCCAATTTGTTACCAAAGATTACAGCTGCTCATTTTACATCTGGAAATGGAGCTACGGTTGAAGATGGACCAGGTGGCGAGATCATTTTCACGTTAGATGGATCTGCACAATTAACTAAATTTAATACAAGCATGCGTTTACCCGCTCTTCAAAATGGAAAGAGATACACCATCAGCGCTGAGATTATGCTACATGAAGGTTTAGAAGGGGATGCCTCAAATATTCGATTAACTAATAACTACGTTCCAGGCGGAAATATCATGTTATCTACAGTTAGACCTTCTCCAACGGCTACTAATATTTGGCACACGATTAGAGGTACGCAAATAGCAACTTATGCGACTACACTGCCTCAGCAGTGGTATTTAGTCTTACAAGATGTTACAGCATCAAGTCGAATTAAGGGTAAAATCTCTCTTCGAAACATAAAGATAGAAGAAGGATCGGTTGTTACGCCGTATCAACCTAATCTATTATTTGCACCTTACCAGATTTCTAGGATAGCCTTGAACGAAAATTTAGCAAATAAAGAACAAGCTTTCCCGATAAGTAGTCGACAGTATTTAATTTACTCTGCTGAAATGATTGAACCATTTATTGCTAACCAAACATATACATTAACTTTGAAAGGAACCAAGCTAGGTACACAATCATTTAGAGTATATACAACTGGTCCCAATAGTACCTGTAATATCGGGGACATGGAAATAGTAGAAGGTTTAGCAGATACATGGAGACTGACATTCACTCCTTCAGAAGCAAACTTAAGCGGGAGTGTTTCTCCTAACACGTTACAAATCTACCAATTTCCTCAAGCAACAATGGGGCAAGTAACGATTGACTCATTAAAAATAGAAAAAGGAGGGATAGCTACTCCCGATATTTCTGAGCACAAGTACTTTGGTGAAGGTTTGAAAGACAGTAATAATCCATACGACTATAGCTGGGATATTACACCAGAGCACACAGAAAAAGGATTGAAAGACAAAGTAAGTCTGACAGAGCCACAAGCTATTGAAGGAACAAAGGATTTTCTTGAACAGCCTTATATTGAAGGTGAACGTATAGCAACTGAAAAGTTTGGAATATCCTTAACTGGTGGACTTTTGTCAGGTGTCCCAATCGCTGAATGGACTGCACTAAACTGGGGAAGTATCTTTGCTTATGACAACGAGCGCTCTAAAACAAATGATGTATTTACGATATCACAAGACACTAAAACATTAACTATATTAAAAAACTGTACCTTGCAACTTGCGGGTACTTTTACTTGTCAAACCGACAATTCTAATTTCTATGCCTATTTAATTATCTTGGTGAATGGAGCCAATAGATATCGGTTGGCTGGTGTTGCAGGTGGATTGAATTGGCGTAATGATATCGGATGGATTGCAACGAGGCAATTTAAAGCTGGTGATGTTTTAACACTTGTAACATCAACAAATGTCAAGAGTGAGTCAATTTCGGCTTGGGGTGTTGACCAAGTATATATCAGAGAAGTTATTACAGCATAA
- a CDS encoding phage holin family protein encodes MVIIDNLVLLSEFKNLVSNIYIQIFVWIVIADIVTGVCKGLAGKEANSTKGLMGVVKHLLVVGLVLVAYPYLKIMNFEGVATAFVLSYIAVYGISVIENLGQLGIPVPDFVKDRFSKLKDSTEQQGGNDDAE; translated from the coding sequence ATGGTGATTATCGACAACTTAGTTTTGTTATCAGAGTTCAAAAACCTTGTAAGCAATATTTACATTCAGATTTTTGTTTGGATTGTTATTGCTGACATTGTAACAGGAGTATGTAAAGGGCTTGCTGGAAAAGAAGCGAACAGCACAAAGGGATTAATGGGTGTAGTGAAGCACTTATTAGTGGTTGGGCTTGTTCTGGTGGCTTATCCATATCTAAAAATAATGAATTTCGAAGGTGTCGCAACAGCATTCGTTCTATCTTATATAGCTGTTTATGGTATTTCGGTCATTGAAAATTTGGGGCAGTTAGGAATTCCAGTTCCTGACTTTGTAAAAGATCGATTCAGTAAATTAAAAGATTCTACTGAACAACAAGGAGGAAACGACGATGCGGAATAA
- a CDS encoding XkdX family protein, giving the protein MFSFYDVKMMYDWGYFTDEQVRQFVPLCITDEEADRIVNTES; this is encoded by the coding sequence ATGTTTAGTTTTTATGATGTAAAAATGATGTACGATTGGGGTTATTTCACCGATGAGCAAGTCCGGCAGTTCGTTCCACTGTGTATTACAGATGAAGAAGCAGACAGAATTGTAAATACAGAAAGTTAG